A single window of Methylocella tundrae DNA harbors:
- a CDS encoding leucyl aminopeptidase, producing MSQSVKIEFIALASLTGARPQPDAKTAAQPAKGPQSLVVFSGPDFKFGDATLKLLGADGEALIRKAAVVSRFKGKASTALDIIAPAGIAADRLLVIGAPGPQAEASERNDADSPEAAKIKPAAPAPVDYANLGGFVLGKLGRGGAATIVFDPPDAPADPAAAAAEFALGAQLRDYRFDRYKTKKKDDSDDNGSSELVLAVADPAAARGEARRRAAVAEGVLTARTLVNEPANVLYPEEFASRARELEKIGVEVEILDEPALKALRMGALLGVGQGSARQSRVVVMRWRGGKGSYKGKAQPVAFVGKGVTFDTGGISIKPAGGMEDMKGDMAGAACVVGLMQALAARKAKVDAVGVVGLVENMPGPEAQRPGDIVTSMSGQTIEVINTDAEGRLVLADVLWYVQDRFKPKFIVDLATLTGAVLVALGQDHAGLFTNDDDLGEKLLAAGKATGEKLWRLPLAPAYDKLIDSKFADMKNTGGRHAGSITAAQFLQRFVNGAPWAHLDIAGTGMSSPASDVNQGWASGFGVRLLDRLVFDNYEAKADKA from the coding sequence ATGTCGCAGTCCGTGAAAATCGAATTTATCGCGCTGGCTTCTTTGACCGGCGCCCGGCCGCAGCCCGACGCCAAGACGGCGGCCCAACCCGCGAAAGGCCCGCAATCGCTCGTGGTTTTCAGCGGACCTGACTTCAAATTCGGCGATGCGACGCTGAAGTTGCTCGGCGCCGATGGGGAAGCTCTGATTCGCAAAGCCGCCGTCGTCTCCAGGTTCAAGGGCAAGGCCTCGACGGCGCTCGACATCATCGCTCCCGCCGGGATCGCGGCTGATCGCCTGCTCGTCATCGGAGCGCCGGGCCCGCAAGCCGAGGCAAGCGAGCGGAACGACGCCGATTCGCCGGAGGCGGCCAAGATCAAACCCGCCGCTCCCGCGCCCGTGGATTACGCCAATCTCGGCGGTTTTGTCCTCGGCAAGCTGGGTCGCGGCGGCGCGGCGACAATTGTCTTCGATCCGCCGGACGCGCCGGCCGATCCGGCCGCGGCCGCCGCCGAATTCGCGCTCGGCGCTCAGCTGCGCGATTATCGTTTCGACCGCTACAAGACCAAGAAAAAGGACGATTCTGACGACAATGGATCGAGCGAACTCGTGCTCGCCGTCGCGGACCCCGCCGCCGCGCGCGGCGAAGCGAGGCGTCGCGCCGCCGTCGCGGAAGGGGTTCTTACCGCGCGCACCCTCGTCAACGAGCCCGCCAATGTGCTCTATCCGGAGGAGTTCGCCAGTCGCGCGCGGGAGCTCGAAAAGATCGGCGTCGAGGTCGAGATTCTCGATGAGCCCGCTTTGAAGGCGCTGCGCATGGGAGCGCTCCTTGGCGTCGGGCAGGGGTCCGCCCGGCAAAGCCGCGTCGTCGTCATGCGCTGGCGCGGAGGAAAGGGCTCCTACAAGGGCAAGGCCCAGCCGGTCGCCTTCGTCGGCAAGGGCGTCACCTTCGACACCGGCGGCATCTCGATCAAGCCGGCCGGCGGCATGGAGGATATGAAGGGCGACATGGCGGGCGCCGCCTGCGTCGTCGGCCTCATGCAGGCGCTCGCCGCCCGCAAGGCCAAGGTCGACGCCGTCGGCGTCGTCGGCCTCGTCGAAAACATGCCGGGGCCGGAAGCGCAGCGCCCGGGCGATATCGTGACGTCCATGTCGGGGCAGACGATCGAGGTCATCAATACGGACGCCGAAGGCCGTCTCGTGCTCGCCGACGTGCTGTGGTATGTGCAGGACCGTTTCAAGCCGAAATTCATCGTCGACCTCGCGACGCTGACCGGCGCCGTGCTGGTCGCCCTTGGCCAGGACCACGCCGGACTTTTCACCAATGACGATGACCTTGGCGAGAAGCTGCTCGCCGCCGGCAAGGCGACGGGGGAAAAACTCTGGCGGCTGCCGCTCGCCCCGGCCTATGACAAGCTGATCGACTCGAAATTCGCCGATATGAAGAACACCGGCGGACGTCACGCGGGCTCGATCACCGCCGCGCAGTTCCTGCAAAGATTCGTCAATGGCGCGCCTTGGGCGCATCTCGACATCGCCGGCACCGGCATGAGTTCGCCGGCGAGCGACGTCAATCAGGGCTGGGCCTCCGGCTTTGGCGTCCGGCTTCTGGACCGGCTCGTCTTCGACAATTACGAGGCGAAAGCGGACAAGGCGTGA
- a CDS encoding MFS transporter, whose amino-acid sequence MGALRGASDAPIAPESEDRAIRAGFIDARARREYFQLALAAFLVSFMYSHAALLAVVFAREGFDLHTVGLLLSLYAFPVILFTFLSGAVAARIGVLNTCRVSVALMVVGFFSLRYTAGAFWPALASRLVQGVGQGLLLSSFVTYGQSRLNARKFVYLNGLFSSMFAVAQAFAPPFGAFILNKFGAPAMFLEGAIPACLGLALTFGVRPIPRPRQARALNFLGGLRRSRIPAFFAVFVNGTMFGFTAAYLAALLQAKALPIGAFFFASTTTLFASRFLAMGIFESLDRRVLVAGGFLAQGAGFVLLAYAGQSWLIVVSGVLFGIGYSVVYPVLSAWMSEGVEPAERAGPQALLNTAFNIGIFLMPYPQALLIGAFGYGATAMFLAALAIFAALAMFALRFFPGEA is encoded by the coding sequence ATGGGCGCCTTGCGCGGCGCATCCGATGCGCCCATCGCCCCAGAGTCTGAAGATCGCGCGATCAGGGCCGGCTTCATCGACGCGCGGGCGCGGCGCGAATATTTTCAGCTGGCGCTTGCCGCTTTTCTCGTCTCTTTCATGTATTCGCACGCCGCGCTGCTCGCCGTGGTCTTCGCCCGCGAAGGTTTCGATCTTCATACGGTCGGGCTTTTGCTCTCGCTCTACGCATTTCCGGTCATTCTTTTCACCTTTTTGTCCGGCGCTGTGGCCGCGCGCATCGGCGTTCTCAACACCTGCCGGGTCTCCGTGGCCCTCATGGTCGTCGGCTTTTTCAGCCTGCGTTATACCGCCGGCGCGTTCTGGCCGGCGCTCGCCTCCCGTCTCGTTCAGGGCGTCGGGCAGGGGCTCTTGCTCAGCTCCTTCGTCACCTATGGGCAGAGCCGGCTCAATGCGCGCAAGTTCGTCTATCTGAACGGGCTATTTTCGAGCATGTTCGCCGTGGCTCAGGCCTTCGCGCCGCCATTCGGCGCCTTTATCCTGAATAAGTTCGGCGCTCCGGCGATGTTTCTGGAAGGCGCCATTCCCGCCTGTCTCGGGCTTGCGCTCACCTTCGGCGTCCGGCCGATCCCGCGCCCGCGGCAGGCGCGCGCGCTCAATTTTCTGGGCGGCCTGCGGCGCAGCCGCATCCCGGCTTTTTTTGCCGTTTTCGTCAACGGAACGATGTTCGGCTTCACAGCCGCCTATCTCGCCGCCTTGTTGCAGGCGAAGGCGCTGCCGATCGGCGCGTTTTTCTTCGCCTCGACGACAACCCTTTTCGCCAGCCGCTTTCTTGCGATGGGCATTTTCGAGTCTCTCGATCGGCGCGTTCTCGTCGCCGGCGGATTTCTGGCGCAGGGCGCGGGCTTCGTGCTTCTCGCCTACGCCGGGCAATCATGGCTGATCGTCGTCTCGGGCGTGCTTTTTGGCATAGGCTATAGCGTGGTCTATCCGGTCCTGTCCGCCTGGATGAGCGAAGGGGTCGAGCCGGCCGAGCGCGCCGGCCCGCAGGCGCTGCTCAATACAGCGTTCAACATCGGCATTTTCCTGATGCCCTATCCGCAGGCGCTGCTCATCGGCGCTTTCGGCTATGGCGCGACGGCGATGTTCTTGGCCGCTCTTGCTATTTTCGCGGCCCTCGCGATGTTCGCGCTGAGGTTTTTCCCGGGCGAGGCGTAG
- a CDS encoding class I SAM-dependent methyltransferase produces the protein MSGFSSDPGFAERRARARIELDAIDPAKGAAPDAADPLRRGWFEAVYALAENDAARVPWANLSPHPLTRSFVDLQMRGLEGLCVLDVGCGLGDNAECFSAAGADVTAFDLVEEAVQWAKRRFPDSKVAYSAEDLFKVPPEWREKFDLVHECYTLQALAPELLPKALAALASLLAPDGKLLVIARARDEDAPASGPPWPLPPSIFAQAERHGLRRVVIEDIAATAEVPIRHWRALLRRSDAA, from the coding sequence ATGAGCGGATTTTCGTCCGATCCCGGCTTTGCCGAGCGCCGCGCCAGGGCGCGGATCGAGCTCGACGCGATCGATCCGGCCAAAGGGGCGGCGCCAGACGCCGCCGATCCGCTGCGAAGGGGCTGGTTCGAGGCTGTCTATGCCCTCGCCGAAAATGATGCCGCGCGGGTGCCCTGGGCCAATCTTTCGCCCCATCCGCTCACCCGATCTTTCGTCGATTTGCAAATGCGCGGCCTCGAAGGGCTTTGCGTGCTCGACGTCGGCTGCGGCCTTGGCGACAATGCCGAGTGCTTTTCCGCCGCCGGCGCTGACGTTACGGCTTTCGATCTGGTCGAGGAAGCCGTCCAATGGGCAAAACGGCGTTTTCCAGATAGCAAAGTCGCCTACAGCGCGGAGGATCTCTTCAAAGTCCCTCCCGAGTGGCGCGAAAAATTCGATCTTGTCCATGAATGCTACACTTTGCAGGCCCTGGCGCCAGAGCTCCTGCCGAAGGCGCTCGCCGCTCTCGCCTCGCTTCTTGCGCCAGATGGAAAACTTCTTGTGATCGCGCGGGCGCGTGACGAGGACGCGCCGGCCTCGGGGCCGCCCTGGCCGCTGCCGCCGTCGATTTTCGCGCAGGCCGAACGCCACGGCTTGCGCAGGGTCGTCATCGAGGACATCGCCGCGACGGCGGAGGTTCCAATCCGCCATTGGCGCGCCCTGCTGCGCCGCTCCGACGCAGCTTGA
- a CDS encoding DNA polymerase III subunit chi has translation MEIWFYHLQRQSLDQALPGLIEKSLERGWRVVIQARSEERLEALDQWLWTYSDASFIAHGRAADGDVESQPVYLCTGAENPNGAAARFFVEGAQIAASLGDDAAYERAIVVFDGANEDELAAARLQWKELKQRGFALTYWQQSEAGRWEKKA, from the coding sequence ATGGAGATCTGGTTCTACCACCTCCAGCGCCAAAGCCTCGACCAGGCGCTGCCCGGCCTCATCGAGAAATCGCTCGAGAGAGGCTGGCGCGTGGTCATCCAGGCGCGAAGCGAAGAGCGGCTGGAGGCGCTGGATCAGTGGCTCTGGACTTATTCCGACGCCAGCTTTATCGCGCATGGCCGCGCCGCCGACGGCGATGTCGAATCGCAGCCGGTCTATCTTTGCACGGGGGCGGAAAATCCGAATGGCGCGGCGGCGCGCTTCTTTGTCGAGGGGGCGCAGATTGCCGCCTCCCTCGGTGATGACGCGGCCTATGAACGCGCGATCGTCGTCTTCGACGGAGCCAATGAGGACGAGCTTGCCGCCGCCCGGCTGCAATGGAAAGAGCTGAAGCAACGGGGCTTTGCTTTGACCTATTGGCAGCAGAGCGAGGCCGGGCGCTGGGAAAAGAAGGCCTGA